DNA from Methanomassiliicoccus luminyensis B10:
CCACCTCGACGTCGAGGTCGGTGAGAGCGCCACAGATGCACAATGCCTTGTTCTTTGGATATGGACCAAACATAATCTTCCCCTTCGCATATGCTTGATCCCATCGGATGCTGTGAGAGACCCCCACCACGGTTCCCACGAACCCGCCGGTCCCTCCAAAGATCCTATGAGAGATTCATAGCATTCGCTGATCGATCGATTGTTCTCTGCTCCCTCCAAACGTCTCCGCCGGCGACCCAGAAAACCGAAGGATGAGCCTCGGCGACCCGGGAACCGCCCACAGACCATATGTATCATCTTTCTGACTTAAATATTTCCGTAGTGAGCTACATTCTCAGACTCATTATCCAGAACATACTGGATGAGGGCCAGACGAATTAATATTCCATGCCTTTTTATTATTTGAAAAACCCGCGCGTTGGACGGCGAGGGCTGCCCGAGAACGTCTTCCGTCGGCCAGCTCGAACTAGGTCCGGGGGTGTTCCGGGAGGCATTCACACGCTGGGGTCTTTGGAACGTGTCGGGAAGACCTCCACGTCGACGTCGATCCCCTGCCTCACGCTCTGCGTGACTATGCAGAAGTCCTCGAAGACCTCCCGGCACCGCTGGAACTTGGCATCGTTCTCCACCTCGGGGAACATCTTGACGGCGATGTGCGTGATCCGCAGCCGGCCCCGCTCATTCCGGGACAGGGTGGTGAACACCTCGGCACATATATTGGGCACCTCTCCCCTGGACCGTTCCATGCAGTAGACCAGGGAGGCGCACATGCAGTTGCCCACCGCCGCCGCCAAGAGCTTGCCGGCGTTGGGATACTCTCCCTTCCCCAGGGGCTCCGGCTCGTCCATGAATATGTCGCCCTCCTTGTCGGAGTGGAAGGAGATGCGGAACTTGTACCGCTCCTCGCGGCAGACCTTGACCTTGAACTCTCCCGGCTCCATCTCAGTTCAGCTCCAGCTGTTCCAGCTGCCTGAGGACGTCCGAGCGTATGTCCTTTGGCTCCTTCCCCTTGGAGGTCCTCTTGCCGCCCTCCATGAGCTTGACGGACGCGGTCCTCATCTCCTTACCGCAGCACCGGCACACCGGGACCTCGTCCTGATCGGCCGATACCTCGTAGTTGAAGCAGTCAGGGCACTTGAACAGGAACTTTCGGCCGCCGAACTTGCCGCGCTTGGCCACCGGCGCGCCGTCCTTCTCCACGATATCGAGAGCGAAGTCCACGGTGGGCGCGCTGGATATGCTGGTCCCGACGCCGAAGCCATCGGCCCCGGCCTCCACCAGTTCGGGAAGGGTCTTGTCGTCCAGCCCCCCGGACAGCAGGATCTTGACCTTGTGGTAGCCGCGGAG
Protein-coding regions in this window:
- a CDS encoding OsmC family protein, with translation MEPGEFKVKVCREERYKFRISFHSDKEGDIFMDEPEPLGKGEYPNAGKLLAAAVGNCMCASLVYCMERSRGEVPNICAEVFTTLSRNERGRLRITHIAVKMFPEVENDAKFQRCREVFEDFCIVTQSVRQGIDVDVEVFPTRSKDPSV